The nucleotide sequence AGATTGTAAATACTGGAATCTATTCAACAGATACCTCCAACTTCCAAAAAACCTAATATGATGCATTGCTTGAAACTTAAGTACTCATTCATTGTCCAAAACCTTTGGAATTGTTCGATCATAGAATAAACTCATTAGATGAATCATTATACAACATCATTCGAAATCAATCGATCAGCAGCAGATGTTTTTAGTGCAATAAGCACACAATTGGAAGCTTGGTGGGGCCATCAAGATCATCCTATTACTCAACTTGAAACAGCATTTAAGGTTTCATGGGGTAAGCCCTGGTATCAGTTTAAGGTCATTGCCTATCAGAAAGACAAAGAAATGATTTGGGAATGTATTGATGCAAATCAAATAATCAATGGTTTGGAAGGTGTGCAAAAAGAGTGGGTAGGCACTAAAGTGCATTGGAGACTGACATCTTTGGATGGGGAACGAACTAGATTAGATTTTGAGCATGAAGGACTCGTTCCTGATTTTATTTGTTTCGACATATGTATCAATGCCTGGTCAGGTTTTTTGGAACAGCATCTGGTTTCCTATTTAGAAAACTAACTAATAAGCTAATGGCTATATTTAGTTGTAAAAGGAATTAAAAAGTATGGGTAAAGTTCAACAGACGATAAGATACTGATGATCGTAGGAACCCATTCTAGAAAACTTAATTAGAGGTACCTTTTTTCACAATCAAGCGCAACTAATTAGGTTTACAATACATCTTTCCTTAAAACCATGATCCCACTCAACATGAAAAAGTCTTTTTCTATCCTAATTTCATTACTCCTTTGCTTATCAACTATTGTGGCACAAAAAGAAATAGTTCAACTTCCTGAGTTAGCCAAAGAGTTGAAAGAAATGAGAGATGATGATCAAAAGCTACGTAACAAATGGGTGAGTCTCTACAGGAAAGGGAAGACAGAGAGTGATAAGTTTAAAGAACTAACTGATCAGACGATAGCCAGTGATCGTGCCAATACTGCCCGCATGAGGGAGATTATTGAACAACATGGATGGCCTACTTACAACCTTGTTGGTGAAGGGCCAAGTAACAATGCTTGGTTGATTGTGCAACATGCAGATCGGAATCCACTATTTCAAGCTAAGTGCCTCCCCTTACTCAAAGACGCTGTGGACAATGGGCAAGCAAATCCCAGTAACTATGCCTATTTATATGATCGTGTACGCGTATCGAGAGGTGAAAAGCAATTATACGCTACGCAAAGTTGGACGAACAATGGTTTAGATAAAGGTTCTTATTACCCAATTGATGATGAATCGAATGTTCAGAATCGACGTGAAGAAATGACTGTCGATAGAACGGTGGTGGAAAATGCTCAATCTATGGGGTTTGAATATACAATTCCTACAGCTCAGAAGGCAGAAGCGCGTGCTAAAAAACTCAATGCTGATTATCAAGAGGCTTTGACTCAAGCAAAAATAGCAATGTCTGATAAGGAATATACCAAAGCCGCTGATAAATATATGGAGGCGACAAGCGCGTACGGATCTGTTTCTACCGAGGATTTTGTTGAAGCGGCAAGAGCCTTGTCACTGGCAGAACATACTGATATAGGAAAAGCAACTACGTTTTTGACGAGGGCCTTAGCAAGAGGGTGGGACGGACTTGATGAGTCTAAAACAAATTCGGATTTTGATTTCTTACGCAAATCAAAACCTGAGCAATGGTCAGATTTGCTCATTGTTGCTGAACAGATGAGCTTGGATCGTTAAAGCTACTTTTCACTACCTTGAAAAACAATTTCTGGTCTCGTAATTTCAAGCTTAAGGAGGTTGGATGTATCCCCCATCACTTCATCTACCAATCCAAATTCTTTAGCCTCAATGGCATTCATAAAGCGATCCCTTTTGAAAAAATCTTCTATCTCCTGCAACGTATGGCCTGTATTTTTTCCCATAATGTGAAAAAGCTGAGTTTGTAATCGTTCCTGTTCTCGTGTGGCAATTAAGACATCCTCTGTATACCCTTTTGATCCTCCTCCTGCCGGATGTTGATGAATAGTCGCTTGGGCCAAAGCGAATTTCTTTCCTTTCTGACCAGAGGTTAAAAGAAAGGTGGCCATACTTCCGCAAAAGCCTACAGCTACGGTAGACACAGGAGCAGAAATCATTTGAATTGCATCGTAAATCGCCATGCCTGCATACACAACACCGCCTGGTGAATGTATGTAAATATCGATTTGTCTTTTGGGATCCTGATTATTCAAATAAAGCAGCTGAGCAACAACGGAATTGGCTAATTGATCATCGATGGCAGTTCCTATAAAGATGATACGCTCTTTGAGCAAAAGACTATAAATATCATATGCACGTTCTCCATGACCTGAGCGATCCAAAACCATGGGTATGTAGTTATTATGAATAGGGTTTGAATTCATTTTGTGAAAATTGAATGGATTCTATCTTGAAAAAGAAAGTTCTTTTTACCTGTGAATAGCTCTCTTTCTACTTCTTTTATTTCACCTCTAAGCTTCTGCCTACCATGAAGTTTTATTAAGTCATATGCCTCTCTTTGGAGATTGACCTTTTCAAATAGCTGCTCATCAATTACAAGCTTTGCATCTATGAGCAATCTTTCTTCTTTTTTTCCTCGATTAAGAAGCCAATTCTCGATCTGTAGGGTTTCAGCTAAGGAAGTCCTCATAGTTCAGTGATTTAGATTTAACTTCATTTCTTATTTTCTCCAGGCATTTAAATTTTTGCACTGTCGCAGATCGCTCGCTTCGATAGCCAAACCTTTTTGACAAAGATTTCATACTTGAATTCTCATAGTAGAAGGATTGAAGTAGATCAAGGCATTTTTCACCCGATCGCTTTACCAAGTGGTAGATTTTTTCCTTTACTAGGCTGCTACTTTCTTCTTCTGGTAAGTCTATGAAATCAAATGAGACCTTTTTCTGTCCTTTGGCTATGGTGGAAATCCAAAGGTTTTTCACCGCCTTCATGAGATATGCCAGGTCATTCTCAACGTTCGATGCTTCTACTACTTTTTTTTCATAAACTCTGATTAGGGCTTCTTGAAATACCTCTTTGGCATCTTCCAACGAGCCACCATTTTTATGAATGTAGCTACATGCTATTGGAAAGTAGTTTTCATACCACTTTGTAAGCATTGCTTCTTTTATACAAATTTCAGTTGTCATTGCATATCAATTTATCTCTAAGACTGATTAAAGGTTGATATATCACCTAAAAAGATATTTTTTTTCAACCCAAGGTTAAAATGTTTTTACATTGCATAATTTGAATAAGTTCCAAGCATCATAACCTTGAGAACATTGCAAGCGTTTTTTCGATCAGATAAACACCTAACTCATGTACTCCAAAGTAATCCTTTCAATAGCTATCCTAGCAATCTTTATTTCCTCATGTCAGCAGACAAAAGAGCCAACTCCTCCCATGGTAGATGGTGATATTACTGACTTCCAACAGTTAGGAGTTGAGCCCATCGAACTCATGCAAGGTTCTAATCTCTATCTCTACCAAAATGATCATTTTGTGTGGCTTGGTTTTGATTATCCGGAAGAAAGTTTCGGTACTATGGATTTGAAATTGATAACTCCGACCCTTTCAGACACGCTAAACATGCATATTTCTGCCCAGATAGGTGAATGGTACCTTTCAGAAGGTTCACCACGACCCGATAACCCGGAAAGCGATCTTTGGTGGAATCATCAAGGCTGGTATGCAAACGAAGTATGGCCAAATGGCACAGATCGAAGTAGTGAAAACCCTCAACCTAAGTTCAAAAATGCCAAAGCACGTGAAATTCAAATCAGCAAAGAACGATTTGGTAGAGGCAAGTGGATGATGCAAGCTGAAATCAGAGCTATCCGAACAGGTTCAGGCTTTACAGGTACTTCCTTTCCTAAGAATGGATGGTATGAATTAACGGTGTTTTAGCTAAAAAAGTAGCGCTCTTATTTAATTTTAATGGCGTGACTCAATTCAACTATAAAAATCGAAACCTACTTTCAGGTCCACACCTATTGGGTGTACTATTAATAATTGCCGGCTTATTCGCTCTCTCGAGCCCCCTTTTCATGTTAGTAGGAGGCTCTTCGGAACGTGTCTTCGGTGTGGGGATAGGTGCTATTCTTATAGGAATAGGTATCGTCACATCGTACGAAGGAACCAAAATAGATTTCTCTAAGAAGAGACTTAAGGAATACCTTTCTATTTGTGGGTACAAACGTGGTGAGTGGAGTGACTTAGCTGAAATAATGAAAATAAGCATTGCTTCTAAAAACTACAGAACTTCAAATACGCCGAACGGAATAAGTCCAACTATCTCTGGCATATCTACACATTATGAAATGTTACTATCTACCAGTAGCCATGAATATAGGTTTCTTTATCAAAATGAAACCAAAGCAATCAAGGATGCTAAAAAACTAGCTTCAGGTTTAAACGTATCTTTAGATATCAATTCTTTCTAGAAAAGTCTATCATCAAATTGTCATTCAGAGATGAAAAAACAACTTCTAATATTCGGTCTTTTAGTGTTTTCAGCAGCTTCATTAAGCGCTCAAAGTAACTATCAAGATACAACCAAGCATTACTCCTTTCAAGTCAATTATTGGTTCAACCTACATCATTTTTTATGGCTTGAATCATTCATGAATGTCTCGAAAGACAGCACTATCATCAGTCAGACACTTTCTAAAGTTTCACAAAAAAAGTTGGATATTTCTCTTGCATATTATAGAGAAAAACTGGCCTCACAAGACCTAAGGACAAGCGACTATATGACTGAATTTAAGCACTGGATTACGAAAGGAGATAACGACCTGAGTATGGTGCCTTCAGAGTTTCAAGCACACGTAGACATGCTTAAAAATGTCAGCGATATATATCAAAAGTATTTTTGGCCATCGCATGAAAAAAGTTGTATCAATAGTATTAAAGAGAACATTGGTCTAATACGGAAAACGGAAGAAAAATTTGTAGATGAAATCACTACCCTTACTAGACAATTTTGGCAATCAGAGAAGTTGAAAGTAGATGTAACTTATGTAGGAAAAGCAACAAAGTGGAACCCAAGAAACCTACCATATACTTCGCTTTTTCCTACTCATGTGGTAATGAACACCGTTGGCACAAATGACACCAAAGGCAACTGGATAGAGCTCCTTTATCACGAATCTGCACATCACCTTATCCTTTCTAATTCATATTTTATAGGTGGCACTCTTAACGACATAGGTGAAGTAATGGATGTGAAGCTCCCAAGACAGCTAGGGCATTCCTATCTGTTTTATTTCACAGGTCAGCTAACTAAAAAGCTTCTTGAAGAATCTAGTGTGTCTTATCCTAGTACATACATGGAGCGAAATGGTATATTCTCCAAGTACTATCCATATTTGGATGTGCACCTAAAAGCCTATATGAATCGTGAGGTTACCTTAACGGAAGCTTCAGAAAGCATAATAAAAGATCTTCAAGAATAGCATATCATAAGTTTTGAACCCCTATTAAATTATGTTATCAAGCCTTACTCCTAAAAAGCTATTCCTGATCGATGGTATAGGAGCAATAATCTCTGCGTTCTTTTTGGGTATAATCTTGGTTCTATTTGAAAGTATTATTGGAATGCCATTAAATGTGCTGTATGCATTAGCTGCTTCAGCACTACTATTTGCTTGTTATTCGTTGAGTTGTCATTTCTTGTCCCCCAGTAAGTGGCAATTATATCTTAAACTCATTGCAGCAGTTAATACATTTTATTGCTTCCTCACTCTAGGCTTGGTTACATACTATTATACTAGTCTCACAATGTTGGGCTTAGTCTATTTTCTAATTGAAATAGTGATCATTGCTTTGTTGATACGAACTGAATTTTTGTTCGCTCAGAAGAAATCTTAAACCCATTTCAGATACCTATATTCCTGTTTCACTAACTATTTGCTTTCTATATATCAAGCTATGATAGAAGTTTGATTCATGGATTTTTTCACAGAGCTCGCATATCGAAACTTTGCACTCTTCACTTTTGGCATCATTTGTCTTATTGGGACATTAGTCACCGGCATCCTTTCTTTTACTACTACAACAGAAGTATTGGGAATTAATGCTTTTATCAAGCCCTTCAAGTTTTTTCTATCTACAGTCATTTTTTCCTGGTCTATGGGATGGTACTTGGGTTATCTCAATCATCCAACAGTCATTACCATTTATTCATGGACAGTGATTCTTGTTCTCAGCTTTGAACTAATCTACATTACTTTGAGAGCCGCACAGGGCCAACTTTCCCATTTCAATATTTCTACACAGCAAAACGCATTGATGTTTAGTTTGATGGGCATTACCATAAGCATCATGACACTGTTTACGCTCTATATCGGAATGCTTTTCTTTCAAAGCAAATTACCTGAACTTCCTTCGTCCTACCTGTGGGGGATTC is from Marinobacter alexandrii and encodes:
- a CDS encoding sigma-70 family RNA polymerase sigma factor, producing the protein MTTEICIKEAMLTKWYENYFPIACSYIHKNGGSLEDAKEVFQEALIRVYEKKVVEASNVENDLAYLMKAVKNLWISTIAKGQKKVSFDFIDLPEEESSSLVKEKIYHLVKRSGEKCLDLLQSFYYENSSMKSLSKRFGYRSERSATVQKFKCLEKIRNEVKSKSLNYEDFLS
- a CDS encoding DUF6624 domain-containing protein, encoding MKKSFSILISLLLCLSTIVAQKEIVQLPELAKELKEMRDDDQKLRNKWVSLYRKGKTESDKFKELTDQTIASDRANTARMREIIEQHGWPTYNLVGEGPSNNAWLIVQHADRNPLFQAKCLPLLKDAVDNGQANPSNYAYLYDRVRVSRGEKQLYATQSWTNNGLDKGSYYPIDDESNVQNRREEMTVDRTVVENAQSMGFEYTIPTAQKAEARAKKLNADYQEALTQAKIAMSDKEYTKAADKYMEATSAYGSVSTEDFVEAARALSLAEHTDIGKATTFLTRALARGWDGLDESKTNSDFDFLRKSKPEQWSDLLIVAEQMSLDR
- a CDS encoding ATP-dependent Clp protease proteolytic subunit, whose translation is MNSNPIHNNYIPMVLDRSGHGERAYDIYSLLLKERIIFIGTAIDDQLANSVVAQLLYLNNQDPKRQIDIYIHSPGGVVYAGMAIYDAIQMISAPVSTVAVGFCGSMATFLLTSGQKGKKFALAQATIHQHPAGGGSKGYTEDVLIATREQERLQTQLFHIMGKNTGHTLQEIEDFFKRDRFMNAIEAKEFGLVDEVMGDTSNLLKLEITRPEIVFQGSEK